One region of Nitrospinota bacterium genomic DNA includes:
- a CDS encoding DUF507 family protein, translated as MRLSRWKINHLSKLLLESLEEDEHADFLREPNDVRLQMVRIITDELTIDEIVDEEARRTLASYSRKLREGSPEWDILYNKHYEEEMMKRRGF; from the coding sequence ATGCGTTTGTCCCGATGGAAAATCAACCATCTCTCGAAGCTACTGCTTGAATCCCTCGAGGAGGACGAGCATGCGGATTTCCTCCGCGAGCCGAATGATGTGCGGCTCCAGATGGTTCGCATCATTACGGATGAGCTCACCATCGATGAGATTGTTGATGAAGAGGCCCGACGGACCCTGGCTTCTTACTCGCGGAAATTGCGTGAGGGAAGCCCCGAGTGGGACATCCTATATAACAAGCACTACGAAGAAGAGATGATGAAGCGCCGGGGCTTCTAA